In Saccharicrinis fermentans DSM 9555 = JCM 21142, a genomic segment contains:
- a CDS encoding GbsR/MarR family transcriptional regulator, whose amino-acid sequence MKSIQEIEKQKKILVEEYGLFLEKQANLTPIAARIYAVLLIEKKNGVTFDELVVFLGASKSTISTNLKNLRDTEMISYHTKPNDRKKYFTLSSSGFLSRIKESLKMYRMEQKLLIEVNAYRVLSNEVHKRRVYENVQDTPYLDFIDKTIDHLEQLIHLVENTCFRNIK is encoded by the coding sequence ATGAAAAGCATCCAGGAAATAGAGAAACAAAAAAAAATATTAGTAGAGGAATACGGTTTATTTTTGGAAAAACAAGCAAACTTAACGCCAATAGCAGCACGCATATATGCCGTTTTGTTAATTGAGAAAAAAAATGGCGTCACCTTTGATGAGTTGGTTGTTTTTCTAGGAGCCAGCAAAAGCACCATTTCTACTAACCTTAAAAACTTAAGGGACACCGAGATGATTTCTTACCATACAAAACCTAACGACCGGAAAAAATATTTTACCCTATCATCCTCTGGTTTTCTTTCCAGAATTAAAGAAAGCCTAAAAATGTATCGCATGGAGCAAAAACTATTAATAGAAGTTAATGCATACAGAGTCTTATCCAATGAAGTACACAAAAGAAGAGTATATGAAAATGTTCAAGACACGCCTTACCTTGACTTTATTGACAAAACCATCGATCATTTAGAACAGTTAATCCACCTAGTTGAGAACACCTGTTTTCGCAATATTAAATAG
- a CDS encoding efflux RND transporter periplasmic adaptor subunit → MRTNFVIPVFALLLLNLASCSTDSNQKSAQGPVSFPVNTAVKNSVTVHREYAANIEGQQNIEIRAKVDGFVDKIYIDEGSQVSKGQLLFKLSAETLNQQVNAARANVNVIKAQVEAAQVEVDKIKPLVQKNIISPIQLKTAESNLNAAEAQLKAAEASYLNAKENLAYTIIKSPVDGIVGSIPYRVGSLVGRSEAQPLTTVSNISNVYAYFTLNEKQLLQFNRQLNGSSIAEKIKQLPEIELILADGSTYEHKGKIETINGMVNPRTGSIRYRAIFPNPSYLLRSGISGKVKLPSTQHEVILIPQKATYELQGKKFVYLVNEENKVHAKEVSISDALKDNFIVKAGLNEGETFVVDGLIKLRDGMLIQPIDDMVAQGTQSAAGENVLSQK, encoded by the coding sequence ATGAGAACAAATTTTGTAATACCAGTTTTTGCATTGCTCTTATTGAATCTTGCATCATGCAGCACTGATTCAAATCAGAAATCGGCTCAGGGCCCGGTATCTTTTCCTGTGAATACGGCAGTAAAAAATAGCGTAACAGTGCACCGTGAATATGCTGCCAATATTGAAGGGCAGCAAAATATTGAGATACGCGCTAAAGTAGATGGTTTTGTTGATAAAATTTACATCGATGAAGGCAGTCAAGTCAGCAAAGGACAACTCCTTTTTAAACTAAGTGCCGAAACGCTAAATCAACAGGTGAATGCCGCCAGGGCAAATGTTAATGTGATCAAGGCACAAGTAGAAGCAGCACAAGTAGAAGTAGATAAAATAAAACCGCTTGTACAGAAGAACATTATCAGTCCCATTCAATTGAAAACTGCAGAAAGCAACTTAAACGCAGCAGAAGCGCAGTTAAAGGCAGCTGAAGCCAGTTATTTAAATGCCAAAGAAAATTTGGCATATACCATCATCAAGAGTCCGGTAGATGGCATTGTTGGAAGTATTCCTTATCGGGTAGGAAGTTTAGTAGGTCGTAGCGAAGCGCAGCCTCTCACAACCGTATCGAACATTAGCAATGTATATGCTTACTTTACATTAAATGAAAAGCAATTACTCCAGTTTAATCGTCAATTAAACGGAAGTAGTATTGCTGAAAAAATTAAGCAATTACCTGAAATAGAATTAATTCTTGCCGACGGTTCCACATACGAGCACAAAGGAAAAATTGAGACAATCAACGGAATGGTCAATCCACGAACAGGAAGTATTCGTTACCGCGCCATATTTCCCAATCCCTCTTATCTATTAAGAAGTGGAATTAGTGGTAAAGTAAAACTACCATCTACCCAACACGAAGTAATTTTAATTCCTCAAAAGGCAACTTATGAATTACAAGGAAAGAAATTTGTATATCTGGTAAACGAAGAGAATAAAGTACATGCAAAAGAAGTATCCATTAGCGATGCGCTTAAAGATAATTTTATTGTAAAAGCTGGTTTAAACGAAGGGGAGACTTTTGTGGTAGACGGCCTAATAAAGCTACGTGATGGAATGTTGATTCAACCTATTGACGATATGGTTGCGCAAGGCACACAATCGGCTGCGGGTGAAAACGTACTTTCTCAAAAATAA
- a CDS encoding efflux RND transporter permease subunit: MLKRFIERPVLSTVISILILILGVIGLSTLPREQFPEIAPPTVQISARYPGANAETLLKSVVVPIEEAVNGVENMTYMESSSSNDGSATISIYFKLGTNADIAAVNVQNKVATVTSKLPQQVIQSGVTTQKVQNSVLMFLSLFSENEDYDATFVENYAHINLIPQIKRINGVGDSRVFGARDYSMRIWLKPEKMAAYGLTPQDVVVALNEQNLEASPGKFGENSSQSFEYVIRYKGKLSTEVEYENIILRSEGNSDYLRLKDVAKIELGAFSYATENNTNGHPSTAIGIYQTSGSNAQEIIKEIEKTLEEAKKDFPKGMDYVIPLNTNDFLEASISKVITTLLEAFLLVFLVVFLFLQDFRSTLIPAIAVPVSIVGTFFFLNLFGFSVNMLTLFALVLAIGIVVDDAIVVVEAVHAKLDDGAKSSKKAIISAMSEISGAIISITLVMSAVFIPVSFLTGPTGAFYQQFAITLAIAILISAVNALTLSPALSALLLKPHKPSEAHKKGLTSRFFTAFNTSFDTVTNRYTGSVRFLIRKKWMAGAILAIFCLLTAWLFQSTPTGFIPNEDQGVVFCDITLPPGSTLDRTKEVADKVSAIVEDMDVVQERMFIVGFSLLSNSSGGSKALGVIKLKHWNERKEDHQQAQAVIGQLFQKTAGINDARIMFFSRPTVRGFGNSDGFEMRLQDKSNGEFNDLMEKSNLFLGALNKRPEIKYAITSFNTGFPQYQMEVNVEKVKEAGISVSHLFSTLQGYYGSWYAADFNRFGKQYRVMIQAAPEDRETIESMNNVFVRNAHNELVSVSQFVSMKKINGPDVVKRFNLFNAATINGNVNPGYSTGDAIKAIQEVAAETLPASYGYEFAGMTREEQKSGSQAVVVFLLSLLFVYFLLAAQYESYILPFAILLSLPIGIFGAIFFVNIIGLENNIYFQVALIMLIGLLAKNAILIVEFALQRRRNGMDLLQAAAAGAKARLRPILMTSFAFILGLIPLMLANGAGAVGNRSIGTGAVGGMLIGTVFGVFVIPVFFVIFQSIQEKFTRAPELDDDELETVE, translated from the coding sequence ATGTTAAAAAGATTTATTGAACGGCCGGTATTATCGACTGTAATATCCATACTCATCTTAATTTTAGGAGTAATTGGGCTATCCACCTTACCCAGAGAGCAGTTTCCTGAGATTGCCCCTCCAACGGTGCAAATAAGCGCACGTTACCCGGGAGCAAATGCAGAAACGCTATTAAAAAGTGTAGTTGTTCCCATTGAAGAAGCGGTCAATGGTGTTGAAAACATGACCTACATGGAATCGTCATCAAGTAACGATGGCTCTGCTACCATCAGCATCTATTTTAAGTTAGGTACCAATGCTGATATTGCAGCCGTAAATGTTCAGAATAAAGTAGCAACAGTTACCAGTAAGTTACCACAACAGGTAATTCAATCAGGTGTAACCACACAAAAAGTTCAAAATAGCGTATTAATGTTCCTATCCCTATTCTCGGAAAATGAAGATTACGACGCAACATTTGTTGAAAATTACGCTCATATTAACCTTATTCCACAAATCAAAAGAATTAATGGAGTGGGTGATTCACGTGTATTTGGTGCACGCGATTACTCCATGCGTATTTGGTTAAAGCCAGAAAAGATGGCTGCTTATGGACTAACCCCCCAAGATGTAGTGGTTGCATTGAACGAACAAAACCTAGAGGCTTCTCCTGGGAAATTCGGAGAAAACTCATCCCAATCGTTTGAATATGTTATTCGCTACAAAGGAAAATTATCTACAGAAGTGGAATATGAAAATATCATTTTACGTTCCGAAGGAAACAGTGATTACCTTAGATTGAAGGATGTCGCAAAAATTGAACTGGGTGCCTTCAGCTATGCCACCGAAAATAACACCAACGGTCACCCATCTACAGCCATTGGGATTTATCAGACATCAGGTTCTAATGCCCAAGAAATTATAAAAGAAATAGAAAAAACACTGGAGGAAGCTAAAAAAGATTTTCCCAAGGGAATGGATTATGTTATCCCATTAAATACCAACGATTTCTTAGAAGCTTCAATTAGTAAGGTAATCACCACTTTACTGGAAGCTTTTCTACTGGTATTCCTGGTTGTTTTCTTGTTTCTCCAAGACTTCAGGTCTACATTAATTCCAGCCATTGCTGTTCCTGTTTCCATTGTTGGTACTTTCTTTTTCTTGAATCTTTTCGGATTTTCGGTAAACATGTTAACCCTATTTGCCTTAGTTCTGGCCATTGGTATTGTGGTGGATGATGCCATTGTAGTCGTAGAGGCGGTTCATGCCAAACTTGATGATGGAGCAAAGAGTTCTAAGAAGGCAATCATATCGGCCATGAGTGAAATCTCAGGAGCTATCATTTCTATTACTCTGGTTATGTCTGCTGTATTTATTCCTGTATCATTCTTAACAGGACCAACAGGAGCCTTCTATCAACAATTTGCTATTACACTTGCCATAGCTATTTTAATTTCCGCTGTTAATGCATTAACCTTGAGTCCTGCCTTAAGCGCCTTACTGTTAAAACCTCATAAACCAAGCGAAGCACATAAAAAAGGATTAACAAGTCGTTTTTTCACTGCCTTTAATACCAGCTTTGATACTGTTACCAATCGGTATACTGGTTCTGTAAGATTTCTGATTCGTAAGAAATGGATGGCAGGTGCTATTCTTGCTATATTCTGTTTACTAACGGCCTGGCTCTTTCAGTCAACACCAACAGGATTTATTCCTAATGAAGATCAAGGCGTTGTTTTTTGTGACATCACCCTTCCTCCAGGAAGTACTTTGGACAGAACCAAAGAAGTAGCTGATAAAGTAAGTGCCATAGTAGAAGATATGGATGTGGTGCAAGAAAGAATGTTTATTGTTGGATTTAGCTTACTAAGTAATTCCAGTGGTGGTTCAAAAGCTCTTGGTGTTATCAAACTAAAACATTGGAATGAACGAAAAGAAGATCACCAACAGGCGCAAGCAGTAATAGGGCAGTTATTTCAAAAGACTGCAGGTATCAACGATGCGCGTATTATGTTCTTTTCTCGCCCTACGGTTCGCGGCTTTGGTAACTCCGATGGTTTCGAAATGCGCTTACAGGACAAGTCGAACGGTGAATTCAACGATCTGATGGAAAAAAGCAATTTATTTCTTGGTGCCCTCAATAAACGTCCGGAAATAAAATATGCCATTACCTCCTTTAACACAGGATTTCCACAATACCAAATGGAAGTAAATGTTGAAAAAGTAAAGGAGGCAGGCATTTCGGTTAGTCATCTATTTTCAACCCTTCAGGGTTATTATGGTAGTTGGTATGCAGCTGATTTCAACCGTTTTGGTAAACAATACCGTGTTATGATTCAAGCGGCACCAGAAGATAGAGAAACTATTGAATCAATGAACAATGTATTTGTTCGCAATGCGCACAATGAGTTGGTATCTGTAAGTCAATTCGTTAGCATGAAAAAGATAAACGGCCCAGATGTGGTAAAGCGTTTTAATTTATTTAATGCTGCTACAATCAATGGAAATGTTAACCCTGGATACAGCACTGGTGATGCCATTAAAGCCATTCAGGAAGTAGCAGCCGAAACCTTGCCTGCTAGCTATGGATATGAATTTGCAGGAATGACACGTGAGGAACAAAAATCAGGAAGTCAGGCTGTGGTAGTATTTCTACTGAGTTTGCTTTTTGTATATTTCTTACTCGCAGCTCAATACGAAAGTTACATCTTACCATTTGCTATTCTTTTATCACTCCCCATCGGGATTTTTGGTGCTATATTTTTTGTGAATATTATCGGCTTAGAAAATAATATTTACTTTCAGGTAGCCCTCATTATGCTTATCGGTTTATTGGCCAAAAATGCCATTCTGATTGTTGAATTTGCATTACAACGCCGTCGAAATGGGATGGACTTACTTCAGGCTGCTGCGGCAGGTGCCAAGGCTCGTCTTCGTCCCATATTAATGACTTCTTTTGCCTTTATCTTGGGCCTTATTCCACTGATGCTGGCTAACGGAGCTGGTGCCGTTGGTAACCGTTCAATTGGAACAGGTGCCGTTGGGGGAATGTTAATAGGTACCGTGTTTGGTGTTTTTGTAATACCTGTGTTTTTCGTGATTTTTCAATCTATCCAGGAAAAATTCACTCGAGCACCTGAACTTGATGATGACGAATTGGAAACTGTAGAATAA
- a CDS encoding efflux transporter outer membrane subunit — protein MKNKYIIISLIVLAIGLQSCFVAKKYQESQIEIADKYRDVSTNDSTTLASMPWEQLFTDSYLQDLIHKALDNNLDYLMAIERVNAAEAYYKQGKMAYLPSLQLGVNGGSYQLSENSATGVASGGNGLNYENYQLTGSISWEADIWGKIRSSKRASQAKYLQSEASQRAVKSALVAHLTSAYFQLIALDAQVEVVKKTVSNRTEGLATMTSLKNAGQVTEAAVKQTEAQLYSTQILLLNLEKNVKLLENTISLLLGQHSGSIVRGKLEDQKVMAELKTGFPSQLLRNRPDVMFAEYGLMNAFELTNVAKSNFYPSLSISANGGLESIIFDNWFNSTSIFSNVIANISQPLFNKRSIRTRYEVAKAQQAEARYNFKNTVLRASKEVSDALYSYQTEREKYEIQKQELQALTQAVSYSEELLNNGYQNTTYLEVLTARSNALSSEISTIDSKFQQLNAIVELYLALGGGWK, from the coding sequence ATGAAAAATAAATATATCATTATTAGTCTGATTGTGTTGGCAATCGGACTTCAATCTTGCTTTGTGGCAAAGAAATATCAGGAATCGCAGATTGAAATAGCCGATAAATATCGTGATGTTTCAACCAATGATTCAACCACTTTAGCTAGTATGCCATGGGAACAATTATTTACAGATAGCTATCTACAAGACTTAATTCATAAAGCCTTAGATAATAACTTGGATTACCTGATGGCTATAGAGCGTGTAAATGCAGCCGAAGCATATTATAAGCAAGGAAAAATGGCTTACTTACCCAGTCTTCAATTAGGAGTCAACGGTGGAAGCTATCAACTATCGGAGAACAGTGCCACTGGAGTTGCATCCGGAGGCAACGGGCTCAATTACGAAAACTATCAGCTCACTGGCTCCATATCGTGGGAAGCTGATATATGGGGTAAAATAAGAAGCAGTAAAAGAGCCAGTCAGGCAAAATACTTACAAAGTGAAGCTTCACAAAGAGCGGTAAAAAGTGCTTTAGTGGCTCATTTAACGTCTGCTTACTTTCAACTTATCGCTCTAGATGCACAGGTAGAGGTGGTCAAAAAAACAGTCTCCAATAGAACTGAAGGCCTGGCAACTATGACAAGCCTAAAAAATGCAGGTCAAGTTACCGAGGCTGCCGTAAAACAAACAGAAGCTCAATTATATAGTACACAAATTCTTCTGCTAAATCTGGAAAAGAATGTAAAACTACTGGAGAATACAATCTCTCTATTGTTAGGCCAACATTCGGGATCTATTGTTCGTGGAAAACTTGAAGACCAAAAGGTTATGGCGGAATTAAAAACCGGTTTCCCCAGTCAGTTACTGAGAAACCGACCTGATGTTATGTTTGCCGAATATGGTTTGATGAACGCCTTTGAACTAACCAATGTGGCCAAAAGTAACTTCTACCCTAGTTTAAGCATAAGTGCCAATGGCGGATTAGAAAGTATCATTTTTGATAATTGGTTTAATAGCACATCTATATTTAGTAATGTAATTGCCAATATCAGTCAACCACTTTTTAACAAGCGTAGTATCCGAACAAGGTATGAAGTAGCAAAGGCTCAGCAAGCCGAGGCACGTTATAATTTTAAAAATACAGTACTCCGAGCCAGCAAAGAAGTATCAGATGCCTTATATAGCTACCAGACAGAAAGAGAGAAATATGAAATTCAGAAGCAAGAACTACAGGCATTGACCCAAGCCGTATCCTATTCTGAAGAATTACTCAACAATGGCTACCAAAACACCACCTATTTGGAAGTACTAACAGCCAGAAGCAATGCTCTTTCGTCTGAGATTAGCACCATTGATTCAAAATTTCAACAACTAAATGCAATTGTTGAATTATATCTGGCATTGGGAGGTGGTTGGAAGTAA
- a CDS encoding FMN-binding protein: MKARNLRDIRYAVGRLVLMVLLLLPAVAWRGQLLGIKTDGTASEFSEMRLSVSDCSEYFNSVSEVRMVNKQQFQLLNDRGEGIGYALAYRGEKGYGGRVPLYILTNDLGVINGIILGKNYESKEYLRDVINSGLLNDWNGLRVEDAIQRDVDVHSGATITSQAIISGVQSALSGTAIRVHEKMVTIENIVSFILLLFLSFAYFYPKKMMKYRAVLQVFSVLVFGFWLTQFLSLAQIMSWLSLGIALRFHLIIGIIFVCSILLPVFFGKSFYCVWVCPFGAAQELCGKMKQKKLDISAKIYRWLNFFREFFFWTILTFLWLGFFFDVSYVEPFSAFSIHQASYFTLGLAGFFLVVSLFVPKAWCRFFCPTGYILQWIRK; the protein is encoded by the coding sequence ATGAAGGCAAGAAATTTACGTGATATTAGATATGCGGTGGGACGTTTGGTGTTAATGGTTCTTTTATTATTGCCAGCTGTAGCTTGGCGAGGTCAACTGCTTGGAATCAAAACTGATGGTACAGCATCGGAATTTTCAGAAATGAGATTATCGGTGTCTGATTGTAGCGAATATTTTAATAGTGTATCTGAGGTAAGGATGGTCAATAAACAGCAATTTCAGTTATTGAATGATAGGGGAGAGGGGATCGGTTATGCGTTGGCCTACAGAGGAGAGAAGGGATATGGAGGTCGGGTTCCTCTATATATTTTAACAAATGATCTAGGGGTGATTAATGGAATTATTTTGGGAAAGAATTACGAAAGTAAGGAATATTTGCGTGATGTGATCAATAGTGGATTACTAAATGATTGGAATGGTTTAAGGGTTGAAGATGCCATACAGAGAGACGTGGATGTTCATTCCGGGGCAACGATTACCAGTCAGGCTATTATATCAGGAGTACAAAGTGCACTGTCAGGAACAGCAATTAGAGTCCATGAGAAAATGGTAACCATAGAAAATATTGTTTCTTTTATTTTACTGCTTTTTCTTTCTTTTGCCTATTTCTATCCCAAAAAAATGATGAAATATCGTGCTGTTCTCCAGGTGTTTTCAGTGCTTGTTTTCGGATTTTGGTTAACCCAATTTTTATCACTGGCTCAAATAATGAGTTGGTTGTCTTTAGGCATAGCCTTGAGATTTCATTTGATAATTGGAATTATATTTGTTTGCAGTATTTTGCTGCCTGTTTTTTTTGGAAAGTCCTTTTATTGTGTCTGGGTGTGTCCATTTGGTGCAGCACAGGAACTTTGTGGAAAGATGAAACAAAAAAAGTTAGATATATCGGCTAAAATTTATAGATGGTTAAACTTTTTTAGGGAGTTTTTTTTCTGGACTATCCTCACTTTCTTATGGCTAGGATTTTTCTTTGATGTTAGTTATGTTGAACCATTTTCAGCATTTTCTATTCATCAGGCTAGTTATTTTACCTTAGGTTTGGCAGGTTTTTTTCTTGTAGTTTCCTTGTTTGTTCCCAAGGCATGGTGTCGTTTCTTTTGTCCTACAGGATATATATTACAATGGATTAGGAAGTAA
- a CDS encoding NUDIX hydrolase, protein MHNKINNISVDCSILGFEDGALKILLIKRDKEPGLNLWSLPGSYVYMDEKIHIAARRVLNELTGIHDVYLSQVGIFDELNRYPSHRVVSILYCALVKPEILELIAGSHAKEVGWFNITNLHPLPFDHNKMIQMSLNWLKEEIWQKPILKNLLPNKFPLNQMQDLYQSILQTSIDNRNLRKKVISQGLVEKLDEKTKGGQQRPAYLYKFRT, encoded by the coding sequence ATGCACAATAAAATCAATAATATTTCAGTAGACTGTTCTATATTAGGCTTTGAAGATGGAGCGTTAAAAATTCTATTGATTAAAAGAGACAAAGAACCAGGTTTAAATCTATGGTCATTACCCGGTTCCTATGTTTATATGGATGAAAAAATTCATATTGCAGCCAGACGCGTTTTAAATGAGCTAACAGGCATACATGATGTTTATTTATCGCAGGTAGGCATATTTGACGAGTTAAATCGTTACCCATCACATCGGGTAGTATCTATTTTATATTGTGCTTTAGTTAAACCTGAAATATTAGAATTAATCGCAGGTTCTCATGCTAAAGAAGTAGGATGGTTTAATATCACGAATTTACACCCTTTGCCATTTGATCACAATAAGATGATACAGATGTCATTAAATTGGCTAAAAGAAGAAATATGGCAAAAACCAATTCTTAAGAATCTATTACCCAATAAATTTCCACTTAATCAAATGCAGGATTTATACCAGTCCATATTACAAACAAGCATAGACAATAGGAATTTAAGGAAAAAAGTAATTAGTCAAGGTCTCGTAGAAAAGCTAGATGAAAAAACGAAAGGCGGACAACAACGTCCAGCCTATTTATACAAATTTAGAACCTAA
- a CDS encoding SDR family oxidoreductase yields MFKIEDKVAVVTGGGGVLGGSIANSLIEAGVKVAILDIREENVNKRVAELTQKGGAAIGFVSSVLDIDDLKRTSQKILAHWGRVDILVNAAGGNLPGATLTEEQTIFDMKIEDFNKVNDLNMNGTVYPCLAFGEIMAQQGEGSIITISSMATYSAITRVPGYSTAKTAINIFTQWMAMEMATKFSEKIRVNAIAPGFFIGDQNRKVLINEDGSYTERSKKVLARTPMKRFGDIKELNGAVQFLCSDAATFITGVILPVDGGFSSYSGI; encoded by the coding sequence ATGTTTAAAATCGAAGATAAAGTAGCCGTTGTAACAGGCGGCGGCGGAGTTTTAGGCGGTAGCATCGCCAATAGTCTAATAGAAGCTGGAGTTAAGGTAGCCATCCTTGACATCCGCGAAGAAAATGTTAATAAGCGGGTTGCAGAGCTTACACAAAAGGGCGGAGCGGCTATTGGGTTTGTATCTAGCGTTCTAGACATAGATGACTTAAAACGAACCAGTCAAAAAATATTAGCACATTGGGGACGAGTGGACATTCTTGTAAATGCTGCCGGCGGTAACCTACCAGGAGCTACTTTAACAGAGGAACAAACCATATTTGACATGAAAATTGAAGACTTTAATAAAGTCAACGATTTAAACATGAATGGTACCGTTTACCCTTGTCTTGCATTTGGTGAGATAATGGCCCAACAAGGAGAAGGAAGTATTATTACTATTTCTTCGATGGCTACCTATTCTGCCATAACCAGGGTTCCAGGATATTCCACCGCCAAAACAGCCATCAATATTTTCACACAATGGATGGCTATGGAGATGGCAACCAAGTTTAGTGAAAAAATACGTGTCAATGCAATTGCTCCAGGTTTTTTTATTGGTGATCAAAACAGGAAAGTATTAATCAATGAAGATGGCTCTTACACAGAACGAAGCAAAAAAGTATTGGCACGTACACCTATGAAACGATTTGGGGATATTAAAGAGCTCAATGGAGCAGTTCAATTTTTATGTTCTGACGCAGCTACTTTTATTACGGGGGTAATTTTACCAGTAGATGGAGGTTTCAGTTCTTATAGTGGTATTTAA
- the uxuA gene encoding mannonate dehydratase translates to MALEKTWRWFGEQDNITLDMLQQMGVEGVITALHHIPNGAVWPMEEILKVKNAIEAHGMRWSVVESLPVSEGIKICSEDRSRLIKNYQESVSNLGACGIDTICYNFMPVLDWARTDLHYKLLNGGESMYFDFPTFVAFDVFILKRPNAQADYPGIIVEKARVLYEQMSEEDAEILAHNIIVVTQGFIDGVIDGSIPDYKNLFLAYIDNYKNFGKDEMRQHLKAFLDDIIPIAEKAGVRLAIHPDDPPFPVLGLPRIIGQLEDYEWLFKANKSPNNGITFCAGSLSARKENDLLKIIDHTANRIHFIHLRNTQLQADGSFYESGHLLGSQNMVHIVTALLKEQKKRIAQGRSDHKMPVRPDHGIKILDDYNHHYNPGYPLIGRLKGLAEIDGLMTGLEAYI, encoded by the coding sequence ATGGCTTTAGAAAAAACATGGAGGTGGTTTGGTGAGCAAGACAATATCACATTGGATATGCTTCAACAAATGGGTGTTGAAGGTGTGATTACAGCACTACATCATATTCCCAATGGGGCAGTTTGGCCCATGGAAGAAATCTTAAAAGTGAAAAATGCAATTGAAGCGCACGGGATGAGATGGAGCGTGGTAGAAAGCCTACCTGTTAGTGAAGGTATTAAAATATGTTCTGAGGATAGATCCCGCCTTATTAAAAATTATCAGGAATCGGTTAGTAACTTGGGAGCATGCGGTATAGACACCATTTGTTATAATTTTATGCCAGTACTAGACTGGGCAAGAACAGACCTGCATTACAAACTTTTGAACGGAGGAGAATCAATGTATTTTGATTTTCCAACATTTGTAGCATTTGATGTGTTCATACTTAAAAGACCCAATGCACAAGCTGATTATCCAGGCATCATTGTTGAAAAAGCAAGAGTACTATATGAACAAATGAGTGAGGAAGATGCTGAAATACTAGCTCACAATATTATTGTTGTTACCCAAGGATTTATTGATGGAGTTATTGATGGTAGCATCCCTGATTATAAAAATTTGTTTCTAGCATATATTGATAATTACAAGAACTTCGGAAAAGATGAAATGCGCCAACACCTAAAAGCATTTCTGGATGACATCATTCCAATTGCTGAAAAAGCAGGGGTTCGTCTGGCTATTCATCCTGACGATCCACCATTTCCGGTACTCGGTCTTCCGAGAATCATTGGACAACTAGAAGATTACGAATGGCTCTTTAAGGCCAACAAATCACCTAATAATGGTATCACTTTTTGTGCAGGTTCATTATCTGCACGCAAAGAAAATGACTTATTAAAAATCATTGATCACACGGCCAACCGTATTCATTTTATTCATTTACGCAATACGCAGTTACAAGCAGATGGAAGTTTTTATGAGTCAGGTCATTTGCTGGGTAGCCAAAATATGGTTCACATAGTAACAGCATTACTCAAAGAACAGAAAAAAAGAATTGCACAAGGACGTTCAGACCACAAGATGCCAGTGCGACCCGATCATGGAATAAAAATTTTAGATGATTACAATCACCATTACAACCCCGGATACCCATTGATCGGACGTTTAAAAGGATTGGCTGAAATAGATGGATTAATGACAGGACTAGAAGCTTATATTTAA